The genomic window CGGCCGTCGCCGATCACCAGCACGTGGGCCGGGTCGATGTCGAGCTCGGTGCGCACCAGCTCGAGACCGGTGCTCTTGTCGATGCCCTGCGGCGCGATGTCGAGCCACGCCGTCCAGCCGACGGCGTACGAGACGTGGTTGAGTCCGATGCGGGCCACCAGATCGACGAAGTCCTGCTCGCGCTTCTCGGGCGAGACGACGACGATGCGGCAGACCTGCTGGGATCCGAGCTCTTCGAACGGCACGCGGCGCGCGTTCGTCAGGTTCCAGTCCTCGAGATACTCGGTGTACAGGCGCCGGCCGTCGGGGAGCTCGACGAGATAGCGGGCATCGGGCAGGTGCTCGCGCAGCTGCTCGAGTACGGCGCTCGGATCGAACGTCTCGACGTGCCAGCGGTCGTACCGCAGCTCGTCGGCCTCCACGCGCTTGAGCACGACGGCGCCGTTGGAGCACACGACGAACTCGGGGGCGACGCCCAGCACACGCATGATTCCGCGGGTGCCCTCCCAGCTGCGACCCGTCGCGATCATCACCTCGTGCCCCGCGCGGTGCGCATGTTCGACGGCGTCGACGACGCCGGGGCTCAGTGACTCGTCCTCGAGGAGCACGGTGCCGTCGATGTCGAGCGCGATGAGCAGCTGCTCGGTGGCGACCGCAGGGTTCTCGGTGTCACGCGCGACCCGCTCGACGAGCTTCGCCGCCTTCTTCGGCGCGACGACCTTGATCGACCCGGTCGCGGGCAGATGCGCGTCGGTCACGCGATCGGCTCCATGACCTCGAGTCCGCCGAGGAACGGTCGCAGCACCTCCGGCACCGTGACCGAGCCGTCCTCGCGCTGGTGCGTCTCGAGCAGGGCGACGATCCAGCGGGTGGTGGCAAGCGTGCCGTTGAGCGTGGCGACCGGCTGTGTCTTCCCGGCGCCCTTGCCGTCGACCGCGGGCGTGCGGTAGCGGATGTCGAGCCGCCGCGCCTGGTAGGTCGTGCAGTTCGAGGTCGAGGTGAGCTCGCGGTACGCGTTCTGCGTCGGCACCCACGCCTCGACGTCGTACTTGCGGGCGGCGCTCGCACCGAGGTCTCCCGCGGCGACGTCGATCACGCGGTACGACAGGCCGAGGTCCTGCAGCATCCGCTCCTGCAGCTCGACGAGGCGCAGGTGCTCCTCCTCCGCCGCTTCGGGCGTCGTGTAGACGAACATCTCGAGCTTGTTGAACTGATGCACGCGGATGATGCCGCGGGTGTCCTTGCCGTACGACCCGGCCTCGCTGCGGTAGCAGGTCGACCAGCCGGCGTAGCGCTTCGGCCCGCGCGAGAGGTCGAGGATCTCGTCCATGTGGTAGCCGGCGAGCGGCACTTCGCTGGTGCCGACGAGGTAGAGGTCCTCGTCGTCGAGGTGGTAGACCTCGGCGGCGTGCTTGCCCAGGAATCCGGTGCCGCGCATGACCTCGGGGCGCACCAGCGTCGGCGGGATGATGGGCGTGAAGCCCGCCTGCAGCGCGCGGTCGAGGCCCAGGTTCATCATCGCGATCTCGAGGCGCGCGCCGATCCCGGTGAGGAAGTAGAACCGGCTGCCCGAGACCTTGGTGCCCCGCTCCATGTCGATCGCGCCGAGCCGCTCGCCGAGCTCGAGGTGGTCGCGCGGCTCGAAGCCGAAGGCGGGGACCTCGCCGTGCGTGCGCAGCGTGACGAACTCGTCCTCGCCACCCGCGGGCACGCCCTCGATGACGATGTTCTCGATCGCTGAGAAGGCTTCGGTGGATGCCTCCTCCGCTGCCGTGACCGCGTGCTG from Microbacterium sp. ProA8 includes these protein-coding regions:
- the serS gene encoding serine--tRNA ligase, with translation MIDPVLLRDNPELVKRSQEARGESPDTVDVAVEADRARRAAITTFEELRAAQNAHGKRVAQAPKEEKAALVAEGRLLSERVKQAQHAVTAAEEASTEAFSAIENIVIEGVPAGGEDEFVTLRTHGEVPAFGFEPRDHLELGERLGAIDMERGTKVSGSRFYFLTGIGARLEIAMMNLGLDRALQAGFTPIIPPTLVRPEVMRGTGFLGKHAAEVYHLDDEDLYLVGTSEVPLAGYHMDEILDLSRGPKRYAGWSTCYRSEAGSYGKDTRGIIRVHQFNKLEMFVYTTPEAAEEEHLRLVELQERMLQDLGLSYRVIDVAAGDLGASAARKYDVEAWVPTQNAYRELTSTSNCTTYQARRLDIRYRTPAVDGKGAGKTQPVATLNGTLATTRWIVALLETHQREDGSVTVPEVLRPFLGGLEVMEPIA
- a CDS encoding HAD family hydrolase, with translation MTDAHLPATGSIKVVAPKKAAKLVERVARDTENPAVATEQLLIALDIDGTVLLEDESLSPGVVDAVEHAHRAGHEVMIATGRSWEGTRGIMRVLGVAPEFVVCSNGAVVLKRVEADELRYDRWHVETFDPSAVLEQLREHLPDARYLVELPDGRRLYTEYLEDWNLTNARRVPFEELGSQQVCRIVVVSPEKREQDFVDLVARIGLNHVSYAVGWTAWLDIAPQGIDKSTGLELVRTELDIDPAHVLVIGDGRNDVGMFRWALDNGGRAVAMAQGPQEVRDAAGETTSSVHEGGVAEVLRRL